Proteins found in one Quercus robur chromosome 2, dhQueRobu3.1, whole genome shotgun sequence genomic segment:
- the LOC126701769 gene encoding uncharacterized protein LOC126701769, which produces MALPNFDALRDLHNSANLLLHSPTIQQSLVHHRQEKWVHEVSEASLRMLDVCGISKDVLLLVKEQLHDLQFTLRMVCIGEPDIGTKIAAYNHYRKKLKKETLKCLNSLKGIKSKSIVSNHSPIDESLKVVVDVLKEVKVTSITIVESLLSLISIPWLDQKSAKGSFASRFIRVGSQGLYDMCDVMALQSANKRLEAVEIAIEDLEAELDCMFRRLIQTRVSLLNILTN; this is translated from the coding sequence ATGGCACTCCCAAATTTTGATGCTCTTAGGGACTTACACAACTCTGCCAATCTCCTCCTTCATTCACCCACTATCCAACAATCCCTTGTGCACCATCGACAAGAAAAGTGGGTTCATGAGGTCTCGGAGGCATCTCTAAGAATGTTGGACGTGTGTGGCATTTCTAAAGATGTTCTATTGCTCGTCAAAGAACAACTCCATGATCTTCAATTCACATTACGTATGGTATGTATTGGCGAGCCCGATATTGGTACCAAAATTGCGGCTTATAATCACTATAGAAAGAAGTTGAAGAAGGAAACATTGAAGTGCTTGAATTCTTTAAAAGGGATTAAGAGCAAATCCATTGTTTCGAATCACTCACCAATCGATGAGAGCCTTAAAGTAGTGGTTGATGTGCTAAAGGAAGTGAAGGTGACTAGTATTACTATCGTGGAGTCACTATTGTCCCTCATTTCTATACCATGGCTGGATCAAAAATCAGCTAAAGGGTCTTTTGCGTCAAGGTTCATACGCGTGGGTAGTCAAGGTTTATATGATATGTGCGATGTAATGGCGCTTCAAAGTGCGAATAAAAGATTGGAGGCAGTGGAGATTGCCATTGAAGATCTTGAGGCTGAGCTGGATTGCATGTTTAGGCGTTTGATCCAGACTAGAGTTTCACTTCTCAACATTCTAACAAACTAG